In Salvelinus namaycush isolate Seneca chromosome 20, SaNama_1.0, whole genome shotgun sequence, the following proteins share a genomic window:
- the LOC120065420 gene encoding histone-lysine N-methyltransferase SETD5-like isoform X2, producing MSIVIALGVTTPETSYSDMAAGSDPESVEASPAVNEKNYPNHNCGSAHSHGYRGLPYTDHNYGAPPPPTPPASPLSQTIIPRMELNPASRYHDNATNGGQEENSADSESSSEEDGAVASWCHCSLTQDGFLIKCESCRGLDRRKGLYGQRRKPENVSVGESSATESGDEEVSPATVSYTATQHTPTSITLTVNRVKRNKSKKRKKSTEKARGTPKGKKIKAFREGSRKSMRMKNSTTEASAVDETTAEGWESRIRQWTDQYEEATANQYSADVQMLLQLHRAVTTEGVASETTSPAQVNASADAMDTINRTELACNNTVLGSQMQLQLGRVTRVQNHRKVLRAARDLEPDTLIIEYRGKVMLKQQFEVNGHFFKKPYPFVLFYSKFNEVEMCVDARTFGNDARFIRRSCTPNAEVRHMIAEGMIHLCVYAVTQIPRDAEVTIGFDYDFNSCNYKVDCACHKDNQQNCPVQKHNLNPRETLGCPGTGSLPPTSQLPGHTGAETRRRKARRREIEGSGGGPGPGGMSDDSNQPPEESGEVRETLQGNGSLGNSDVEEGLLKQEEGEEGELDQNGVLISSRQKRTSTTGGIDEPKQEGLECEEWSRGNPTGSNPTPHQAGLGISTRRATYATEPSSAADADKTQTSAAPLPAPLAPPKPPPARSSKPRPKSRISRYRSSSSQRARRQRQALAQQQVALEQGAAAEMQESPLGAPGSELGLVDGALGVGQVLDGEGLSALNKGNLPKTKKYLVTEWLNDKVLDKAAQQEVPTVERQLRITTDPTVLATTLNMLPGLTASPLICTAPKHYVRFGSPFNPERRRRPVSVDAAYGSFKKRWIQQAQCESGPCSGGLEDGTESTSSHQSNSSSSTPNPFKAELAAPPKKRRSIYGPESEAAPPLPGSEEHSLLLRPLSPITPPLPSDHPLLSPASYAAPALLGRYGDEEHRLSNGYSPLPSLPTSRCNTPLQFENISSPEASPVHRPESISPEPCLRPDFDAQCCALQFPDLSLSSGLESPVPAMSDDFTLLSATGPPPDTQGPLTPLAPGTPSESAQQAREQSFRTEFNLIYTCSPLNANLGNLAPAAPTDRRISQSEGSYSPAESFYSTVSGQGILAEAGSDSLSPYGEPHYGGSYPDGGTPPHHTSNPPQKKKVSLLEYRKRKQGSSRDPEHGGSSLGTPTRLGSICASAESPRGPHSLHLQPSSSPHSSFSSPPQMEEVSPPDNHHHTTTSHALGPPQQQQPRDQEGTSHWMVPTTVERLREGQGVLERVLRGSLKMDRMLKRTDGSAADKDPDADRYEIQTVPLASPMKSPQRYSPSVYTHQVQPPLSESQHQTVDSPTFLQQSASSPFHGSYSPSAPLPSVQGFYPRLSQDHSQHHPQQPLNSPSSFPNQTTSSADSALCGASRPPGGALHQSSGSSSMDGSHTYSAGSQLKASLLNSGLSGSPTPGSRAHGNPKTDLGASVAGNHTSRLSQQLASRGLKPGSPGQTVLQAGSRLLAATAGQHYPQRGAPLSPFQHPPIQGPGVRTQSGSF from the exons ATGAGCATAGTAATCGCGCTGGGAGTCACCACACCAGAAACGTCCTACTCAGATATGGCTGCTGGATCAGA CCCTGAGTCAGTGGAAGCAAGTCCTGCCGTGAACGAGAAAAACTACCCCAACCACAACTGTGGGAGTGCACACAGTCATGGGTATCGAGGACTGCCATATACT GATCACAACTATGGTGcgccccctccccccaccccacccGCCTCCCCGCTCTCCCAAACCATCATTCCTCGCATGGAGCTCAACCCCGCCTCCCGCTaccatgacaatgccaccaatgGCGGCCAGGAGGAGAACTCTGCCGACAGCGAAAGCTCGTCGGAGGAGGACGGGGCTGTGGCCAGCTGGTGCCACTGCAGCCTGACGCAGGACGGCTTCCTCATCAAGTGCGAGAGCTGCAG GGGGCTGGACAGGAGGAAAGGACTGTATGGCCAACGCAGGAAACCAGAAAATGTATCAG TGGGCGAGAGCAGTGCCACGGAGAGCGGCGACGAGGAGGTGTCGCCCGCCACGGTGTCCTACACGGCCACACAGCACACGCCCACCAGCATCACGCTCACTGTCAACCGCGTCAAGCGGAACAAGtccaagaagaggaagaagagcacGGAGAAGGCCCGCGGAACGCCCAAGGGCAAGAAGATCAAG GCCTTCAGAGAGGGTTCTAGAAAGTCCATGAGGATGAAG AACTCCACGACGGAGGCCAGCGCGGTGGACGAGACTACAGCGGAGGGCTGGGAGAGCCGCATCCGCCAGTGGACGGACCAGTACGAGGAGGCTACAGCCAACCAGTACAGCGCCGATGTCCAGATGCTGCTCCAGCTGCACCGTGCCGTTACCACCGAGGGCGTGGCGAGTGAGACTACCTCACCGGCCCAGGTCAACGCCTCGGCGGACGCCATGGACACAATTAACCGTACAGAGCTGGCGTGCAACAATACGGTGCTGGGCTCTCAGATGCAGTTACAGCTGGGGCGGGTGACGCGTGTGCAGAACCACAGGAAGGTCCTGCGGGCGGCAAGGGATCTAGAGCCAGACACCCTGATCATCGAGTACCGGGGCAAGGTCATGCTGAAACAGCAGTTTGAGGTCAACGGACACTTCTTCAAAAA GCCCTACCCCTTTGTGCTGTTCTATTCCAAATTCAACGAGGTGGAGATGTGCGTGGACGCGCGGACGTTTGGGAATGATGCACGCTTCATCCGGAGGTCCTGCACGCCCAACGCAGAG gTTCGGCATATGATCGCCGAGGGCATGATCCACCTCTGTGTCTACGCTGTCACGCAGATCCCCAGAGACGCAGAGGTCACCATCGGCTTTGACTATGACTTCAACAGCTG TAACTATAAGGTGGACTGTGCCTGCCACAAGGACAACCAGCAGAACTGCCCTGTGCAGAAGCATAACCTGAACCCGCGCGAGACCCTAGGCTGCCCCGGCACGGGGTCGCTGCCCCCAACCTCCCAGCTCCCAGGGCACACGGGGGCAGAGACGCGGCGGCGGAAGGCCCGGCGTAGAGAGATAGAAGGGTCAGGCGGCGGCCCAGGACCGGGCGGGATGTCGGACGACAGTAACCAGCCGCCCGAGGAGAGTGGTGAGGTCCGGGAGACGCTGCAGGGCAACGGCAGCCTGGGCAACAGCGATGTTGAG GAGGGCCTCCTCaagcaggaggaaggagaggagggcgAGCTGGACCAGAACGGAGTCCTCATCTCCAGTAGACAG aagaGGACGTCTACCACAGGGGGCATAGATGAGCCCAAACAGGAGGGCCTGGAGTGCGAGGAGTGGAGCAGAGGGAATCCCACGGGGAGTAACCCCACACCCCACCAAGCAGGGCTGGGGATAAGCACCCGTCGTGCAACTTACGCCACT GAACCCTCCTCAGCAGCCGACGCAGACAAGACCCAGACGTCCGCCGCTCCCCTCCCGGCCCCCCTTGCTCCCCCCAAGCCTCCCCCGGCCCGCTCCTCCAAGCCCCGGCCTAAGAGCCGTATCTCGCGCTACCGCTCCAGCTCGTCACAGCGCGCCCGGCGCCAGCGGCAGGCCCTGGCCCAGCAGCAGGTGGCCCTGGAGCAGGGGGCGGCGGCTGAGATGCAGGAGAGCCCCCTGGGGGCCCCTGGTTCAGAGCTGGGCCTGGTGGACGGAGCACTGGGAGTCGGGCAGGTCTTAGACGGAGAAGGCCTGAGTGCTCTGAACAAGGGCAACCTGCCCAAGACCAAGAAG TATCTGGTGACAGAGTGGCTGAATGACAAGGTGCTGGACAAGGCAGCCCAGCAGGAGGTGCCCACGGTGGAGCGGCAGCTGCGCATCACCACCGACCCCACGGTGCTGGCCACCACCCTCAACATGCTGCCGGGCCTGACGGCCTCGCCGCTCATCTGCACAGCGCCCAAGCACTACGTGCGCTTTGGCTCGCCCTTCAACCCCGAGCGCCGGCGCCGGCCCGTCAGCGTGGACGCAGCCTACGGCTCCTTCAAGAAG AGATGGATCCAACAGGCCCAGTGCGAGAGTGGGCCGTGCTCGGGAGGCCTGGAGGACGGCACCGAGTCCACCTCCTCTCACCAAAGTAACAGCAGCAGCTCCACCCCCAACCCTTTCAAAGCAG AACTGGCGGCACCCCCCAAGAAGCGGCGGTCCATTTACGGCCCGGAGTCGGAGGCGGCTCCACCACTTCCCGGCTCAGAAGAACACAGTCTGCTACTGCGGCCCCTGTCACCCATCACGCCCCCATTGCCCTCAGACCACCCCCTACTCAGCCCCGCCTCCTACGCCGCCCCCGCGCTGCTGGGTCGTTATGGCGACGAGGAGCACCGGCTGTCCAATGGCTATTCACCGCTGCCCTCGCTGCCCACCAGCCGCTGCAACACGCCGCTGCAGTTTGAG AACATATCGTCTCCAGAGGCCTCTCCTGTGCACAGGCCGGAGTCCATCTCTCCAGAG CCGTGCCTGCGGCCAGACTTTGACGCCCAGTGCTGCGCCCTGCAGTTTCCAGACCTCTCCCTGTCCTCGGGCCTGGAGAGCCCCGTGCCCGCCATGTCGGATGACTTCACTCTCCTCTCGGCAACGGGGCCTCCTCCCGACACACAGGGGCCGCTCACCCCCTTGGCACCGGGTACCCCGTCCGAGTCGGCCCAGCAGGCCAGAGAGCAGAGCTTCAGGACGGAGTTCAACCTCATCTACACCTGCTCCCCGCTCAACGCCAACCTGGGAAACCTCGCCCCCGCTGCCCCCACCGACAGGCGCATCAGCCAATCAGAGGGAAGCTATTCCCCGGCCGAGTCCTTCTACAGCACCGTGAGTGGCCAGGGGATCCTGGCGGAGGCGGGGTCTGACTCGCTGTCGCCCTACGGCGAGCCGCACTATGGCGGCAGCTACCCGGATGGCGGCACGCCACCCCACCACACCAGCAACCCACCACAGAAGAAGAAG GTGTCTCTGCTGGAGTACCGTAAGAGGAAGCAGGGGAGCAGCAGGGACCCTGAGCACGGGGGCAGCTCCCTGGGCACCCCCACCCGCCTCGGCTCCATCTGTGCCAGCGCCGAGTCCCCCAGAGGCCCCCATTCCCTCCACTTGCAGCCCTCGTCCTCCCCCCACagctccttctcctcccccccccaGATGGAGGAGGTGAGCCCCCCAGAtaaccaccaccacaccaccacctcccACGCCCTGGGACCACCACAGCAACAGCAGCCCAGGGATCAGGAAGGCACCAGCCACTG GATGGTGCCCACGACAGTAGAGCGGCTGAGGGAGGGCCAGGGCGTCTTAGAGCGGGTACTGAGGGGCTCCCTCAAGATGGACCGCATGCTGAAGAGGACGGATGGCTCGGCTGCTGACAAGGACCCTG ATGCAGACCGGTATGAGATCCAGACAGTTCCCCTGGCCTCTCCCATGAAGAGCCCACAGAGATACAGCCCGTCTGTCTACACTCACCAG GTGCAGCCCCCCTTATCGGAGAGCCAACATCAGACAGTGGACAGTCCGACCTTCCTTCAGCAGAGCGCGTCCTCTCCATTCCATGGCTCCTACAGCCCCTCGGCCCCCCTTCCCTCAGTTCAGGGCTTCTACCCTCGTCTGTCTCAAGACCACTCGCAGCATCATCCACAACAGCCCCTCAACTCCCCATCCTCCTTCCCCAACCAGACCACCTCCTCTGCAGACTCAGCCCTATGTGGGGCTTCCAGACCACCAGGAGGCGCTCTGCACCAGTCGAGCGGCAGCAGCAGTATGGACGGGTCCCACACGTACAGCGCCGGGAGTCAGCTAAAAGCCAGCCTCTTGAACAGCGGGTTGTCAGGGTCTCCTACCCCTGGCTCCAGGGCTCACGGCAACCCTAAAACAGACTTGGGCGCCAGTGTGGCGGGGAACCACACCTCCAGACTGAGCCAGCAGCTGGCGTCCCGGGGCCTGAAACCAGGCAGCCCCGGGCAGACGGTGCTGCAGGCCGGCTCCAGGCTCCTGGCGGCCACCGCCGGCCAACACTACCCGCAACGCGGGGCACCACTCAGTCCGTTCCAGCACCCCCCCATACAGGGGCCGGGAGTAAGGACACAGTCAGGAAGCTTTTAg
- the LOC120065420 gene encoding histone-lysine N-methyltransferase SETD5-like isoform X1 translates to MSIVIALGVTTPETSYSDMAAGSDPESVEASPAVNEKNYPNHNCGSAHSHGYRGLPYTMQQSSVVCCQDHNYGAPPPPTPPASPLSQTIIPRMELNPASRYHDNATNGGQEENSADSESSSEEDGAVASWCHCSLTQDGFLIKCESCRGLDRRKGLYGQRRKPENVSVGESSATESGDEEVSPATVSYTATQHTPTSITLTVNRVKRNKSKKRKKSTEKARGTPKGKKIKAFREGSRKSMRMKNSTTEASAVDETTAEGWESRIRQWTDQYEEATANQYSADVQMLLQLHRAVTTEGVASETTSPAQVNASADAMDTINRTELACNNTVLGSQMQLQLGRVTRVQNHRKVLRAARDLEPDTLIIEYRGKVMLKQQFEVNGHFFKKPYPFVLFYSKFNEVEMCVDARTFGNDARFIRRSCTPNAEVRHMIAEGMIHLCVYAVTQIPRDAEVTIGFDYDFNSCNYKVDCACHKDNQQNCPVQKHNLNPRETLGCPGTGSLPPTSQLPGHTGAETRRRKARRREIEGSGGGPGPGGMSDDSNQPPEESGEVRETLQGNGSLGNSDVEEGLLKQEEGEEGELDQNGVLISSRQKRTSTTGGIDEPKQEGLECEEWSRGNPTGSNPTPHQAGLGISTRRATYATEPSSAADADKTQTSAAPLPAPLAPPKPPPARSSKPRPKSRISRYRSSSSQRARRQRQALAQQQVALEQGAAAEMQESPLGAPGSELGLVDGALGVGQVLDGEGLSALNKGNLPKTKKYLVTEWLNDKVLDKAAQQEVPTVERQLRITTDPTVLATTLNMLPGLTASPLICTAPKHYVRFGSPFNPERRRRPVSVDAAYGSFKKRWIQQAQCESGPCSGGLEDGTESTSSHQSNSSSSTPNPFKAELAAPPKKRRSIYGPESEAAPPLPGSEEHSLLLRPLSPITPPLPSDHPLLSPASYAAPALLGRYGDEEHRLSNGYSPLPSLPTSRCNTPLQFENISSPEASPVHRPESISPEPCLRPDFDAQCCALQFPDLSLSSGLESPVPAMSDDFTLLSATGPPPDTQGPLTPLAPGTPSESAQQAREQSFRTEFNLIYTCSPLNANLGNLAPAAPTDRRISQSEGSYSPAESFYSTVSGQGILAEAGSDSLSPYGEPHYGGSYPDGGTPPHHTSNPPQKKKVSLLEYRKRKQGSSRDPEHGGSSLGTPTRLGSICASAESPRGPHSLHLQPSSSPHSSFSSPPQMEEVSPPDNHHHTTTSHALGPPQQQQPRDQEGTSHWMVPTTVERLREGQGVLERVLRGSLKMDRMLKRTDGSAADKDPDADRYEIQTVPLASPMKSPQRYSPSVYTHQVQPPLSESQHQTVDSPTFLQQSASSPFHGSYSPSAPLPSVQGFYPRLSQDHSQHHPQQPLNSPSSFPNQTTSSADSALCGASRPPGGALHQSSGSSSMDGSHTYSAGSQLKASLLNSGLSGSPTPGSRAHGNPKTDLGASVAGNHTSRLSQQLASRGLKPGSPGQTVLQAGSRLLAATAGQHYPQRGAPLSPFQHPPIQGPGVRTQSGSF, encoded by the exons ATGAGCATAGTAATCGCGCTGGGAGTCACCACACCAGAAACGTCCTACTCAGATATGGCTGCTGGATCAGA CCCTGAGTCAGTGGAAGCAAGTCCTGCCGTGAACGAGAAAAACTACCCCAACCACAACTGTGGGAGTGCACACAGTCATGGGTATCGAGGACTGCCATATACT ATGCAACAGTCTTCCGTTGTGTGTTGTCAGGATCACAACTATGGTGcgccccctccccccaccccacccGCCTCCCCGCTCTCCCAAACCATCATTCCTCGCATGGAGCTCAACCCCGCCTCCCGCTaccatgacaatgccaccaatgGCGGCCAGGAGGAGAACTCTGCCGACAGCGAAAGCTCGTCGGAGGAGGACGGGGCTGTGGCCAGCTGGTGCCACTGCAGCCTGACGCAGGACGGCTTCCTCATCAAGTGCGAGAGCTGCAG GGGGCTGGACAGGAGGAAAGGACTGTATGGCCAACGCAGGAAACCAGAAAATGTATCAG TGGGCGAGAGCAGTGCCACGGAGAGCGGCGACGAGGAGGTGTCGCCCGCCACGGTGTCCTACACGGCCACACAGCACACGCCCACCAGCATCACGCTCACTGTCAACCGCGTCAAGCGGAACAAGtccaagaagaggaagaagagcacGGAGAAGGCCCGCGGAACGCCCAAGGGCAAGAAGATCAAG GCCTTCAGAGAGGGTTCTAGAAAGTCCATGAGGATGAAG AACTCCACGACGGAGGCCAGCGCGGTGGACGAGACTACAGCGGAGGGCTGGGAGAGCCGCATCCGCCAGTGGACGGACCAGTACGAGGAGGCTACAGCCAACCAGTACAGCGCCGATGTCCAGATGCTGCTCCAGCTGCACCGTGCCGTTACCACCGAGGGCGTGGCGAGTGAGACTACCTCACCGGCCCAGGTCAACGCCTCGGCGGACGCCATGGACACAATTAACCGTACAGAGCTGGCGTGCAACAATACGGTGCTGGGCTCTCAGATGCAGTTACAGCTGGGGCGGGTGACGCGTGTGCAGAACCACAGGAAGGTCCTGCGGGCGGCAAGGGATCTAGAGCCAGACACCCTGATCATCGAGTACCGGGGCAAGGTCATGCTGAAACAGCAGTTTGAGGTCAACGGACACTTCTTCAAAAA GCCCTACCCCTTTGTGCTGTTCTATTCCAAATTCAACGAGGTGGAGATGTGCGTGGACGCGCGGACGTTTGGGAATGATGCACGCTTCATCCGGAGGTCCTGCACGCCCAACGCAGAG gTTCGGCATATGATCGCCGAGGGCATGATCCACCTCTGTGTCTACGCTGTCACGCAGATCCCCAGAGACGCAGAGGTCACCATCGGCTTTGACTATGACTTCAACAGCTG TAACTATAAGGTGGACTGTGCCTGCCACAAGGACAACCAGCAGAACTGCCCTGTGCAGAAGCATAACCTGAACCCGCGCGAGACCCTAGGCTGCCCCGGCACGGGGTCGCTGCCCCCAACCTCCCAGCTCCCAGGGCACACGGGGGCAGAGACGCGGCGGCGGAAGGCCCGGCGTAGAGAGATAGAAGGGTCAGGCGGCGGCCCAGGACCGGGCGGGATGTCGGACGACAGTAACCAGCCGCCCGAGGAGAGTGGTGAGGTCCGGGAGACGCTGCAGGGCAACGGCAGCCTGGGCAACAGCGATGTTGAG GAGGGCCTCCTCaagcaggaggaaggagaggagggcgAGCTGGACCAGAACGGAGTCCTCATCTCCAGTAGACAG aagaGGACGTCTACCACAGGGGGCATAGATGAGCCCAAACAGGAGGGCCTGGAGTGCGAGGAGTGGAGCAGAGGGAATCCCACGGGGAGTAACCCCACACCCCACCAAGCAGGGCTGGGGATAAGCACCCGTCGTGCAACTTACGCCACT GAACCCTCCTCAGCAGCCGACGCAGACAAGACCCAGACGTCCGCCGCTCCCCTCCCGGCCCCCCTTGCTCCCCCCAAGCCTCCCCCGGCCCGCTCCTCCAAGCCCCGGCCTAAGAGCCGTATCTCGCGCTACCGCTCCAGCTCGTCACAGCGCGCCCGGCGCCAGCGGCAGGCCCTGGCCCAGCAGCAGGTGGCCCTGGAGCAGGGGGCGGCGGCTGAGATGCAGGAGAGCCCCCTGGGGGCCCCTGGTTCAGAGCTGGGCCTGGTGGACGGAGCACTGGGAGTCGGGCAGGTCTTAGACGGAGAAGGCCTGAGTGCTCTGAACAAGGGCAACCTGCCCAAGACCAAGAAG TATCTGGTGACAGAGTGGCTGAATGACAAGGTGCTGGACAAGGCAGCCCAGCAGGAGGTGCCCACGGTGGAGCGGCAGCTGCGCATCACCACCGACCCCACGGTGCTGGCCACCACCCTCAACATGCTGCCGGGCCTGACGGCCTCGCCGCTCATCTGCACAGCGCCCAAGCACTACGTGCGCTTTGGCTCGCCCTTCAACCCCGAGCGCCGGCGCCGGCCCGTCAGCGTGGACGCAGCCTACGGCTCCTTCAAGAAG AGATGGATCCAACAGGCCCAGTGCGAGAGTGGGCCGTGCTCGGGAGGCCTGGAGGACGGCACCGAGTCCACCTCCTCTCACCAAAGTAACAGCAGCAGCTCCACCCCCAACCCTTTCAAAGCAG AACTGGCGGCACCCCCCAAGAAGCGGCGGTCCATTTACGGCCCGGAGTCGGAGGCGGCTCCACCACTTCCCGGCTCAGAAGAACACAGTCTGCTACTGCGGCCCCTGTCACCCATCACGCCCCCATTGCCCTCAGACCACCCCCTACTCAGCCCCGCCTCCTACGCCGCCCCCGCGCTGCTGGGTCGTTATGGCGACGAGGAGCACCGGCTGTCCAATGGCTATTCACCGCTGCCCTCGCTGCCCACCAGCCGCTGCAACACGCCGCTGCAGTTTGAG AACATATCGTCTCCAGAGGCCTCTCCTGTGCACAGGCCGGAGTCCATCTCTCCAGAG CCGTGCCTGCGGCCAGACTTTGACGCCCAGTGCTGCGCCCTGCAGTTTCCAGACCTCTCCCTGTCCTCGGGCCTGGAGAGCCCCGTGCCCGCCATGTCGGATGACTTCACTCTCCTCTCGGCAACGGGGCCTCCTCCCGACACACAGGGGCCGCTCACCCCCTTGGCACCGGGTACCCCGTCCGAGTCGGCCCAGCAGGCCAGAGAGCAGAGCTTCAGGACGGAGTTCAACCTCATCTACACCTGCTCCCCGCTCAACGCCAACCTGGGAAACCTCGCCCCCGCTGCCCCCACCGACAGGCGCATCAGCCAATCAGAGGGAAGCTATTCCCCGGCCGAGTCCTTCTACAGCACCGTGAGTGGCCAGGGGATCCTGGCGGAGGCGGGGTCTGACTCGCTGTCGCCCTACGGCGAGCCGCACTATGGCGGCAGCTACCCGGATGGCGGCACGCCACCCCACCACACCAGCAACCCACCACAGAAGAAGAAG GTGTCTCTGCTGGAGTACCGTAAGAGGAAGCAGGGGAGCAGCAGGGACCCTGAGCACGGGGGCAGCTCCCTGGGCACCCCCACCCGCCTCGGCTCCATCTGTGCCAGCGCCGAGTCCCCCAGAGGCCCCCATTCCCTCCACTTGCAGCCCTCGTCCTCCCCCCACagctccttctcctcccccccccaGATGGAGGAGGTGAGCCCCCCAGAtaaccaccaccacaccaccacctcccACGCCCTGGGACCACCACAGCAACAGCAGCCCAGGGATCAGGAAGGCACCAGCCACTG GATGGTGCCCACGACAGTAGAGCGGCTGAGGGAGGGCCAGGGCGTCTTAGAGCGGGTACTGAGGGGCTCCCTCAAGATGGACCGCATGCTGAAGAGGACGGATGGCTCGGCTGCTGACAAGGACCCTG ATGCAGACCGGTATGAGATCCAGACAGTTCCCCTGGCCTCTCCCATGAAGAGCCCACAGAGATACAGCCCGTCTGTCTACACTCACCAG GTGCAGCCCCCCTTATCGGAGAGCCAACATCAGACAGTGGACAGTCCGACCTTCCTTCAGCAGAGCGCGTCCTCTCCATTCCATGGCTCCTACAGCCCCTCGGCCCCCCTTCCCTCAGTTCAGGGCTTCTACCCTCGTCTGTCTCAAGACCACTCGCAGCATCATCCACAACAGCCCCTCAACTCCCCATCCTCCTTCCCCAACCAGACCACCTCCTCTGCAGACTCAGCCCTATGTGGGGCTTCCAGACCACCAGGAGGCGCTCTGCACCAGTCGAGCGGCAGCAGCAGTATGGACGGGTCCCACACGTACAGCGCCGGGAGTCAGCTAAAAGCCAGCCTCTTGAACAGCGGGTTGTCAGGGTCTCCTACCCCTGGCTCCAGGGCTCACGGCAACCCTAAAACAGACTTGGGCGCCAGTGTGGCGGGGAACCACACCTCCAGACTGAGCCAGCAGCTGGCGTCCCGGGGCCTGAAACCAGGCAGCCCCGGGCAGACGGTGCTGCAGGCCGGCTCCAGGCTCCTGGCGGCCACCGCCGGCCAACACTACCCGCAACGCGGGGCACCACTCAGTCCGTTCCAGCACCCCCCCATACAGGGGCCGGGAGTAAGGACACAGTCAGGAAGCTTTTAg